A stretch of Candidatus Bathyarchaeota archaeon DNA encodes these proteins:
- a CDS encoding molybdopterin biosynthesis protein codes for MSLDRKIFRKLINIEEAESIIANFLSLKPFGCEEVLLEDAYGRVLAEDVVSKIDVPSFDKSAMDGYAVIAEDTYEASEAHPIKLKVKDRIEAGEKSEIEVFKGEAAEVSTGAAIPKGSNAVVMVEYTKEVKGEVEVFKPVRPGENIIAAGSDIMMGETILRLGQKLTFREVGILAALGLKKIKVYKKPVVALISTGNELVNPGETLTYGKIYDINSYSLRGALIECGAQPINLGVASDDEKEIKMKVEEALEKSDIVVTSGSTSAGVGDIMYKVINELGEPGVIIHGLSVKPGKPTIVGIVKGKLIFGLPGYPSSAASIFNALVKPIILKLSGLKIEEAFIKAKMPFKVFSAKGRREFIFVHLVKSKDDYLAYPILSDSGAISSFALADGYIDVPAEVEFIEENEEVKVHLFSSKIEMPELIFIGSHCIGVDLAFSLMQKKNYVSSFKIINVGSFGGLKAVEKGEADLAGIHLLDESSKEYNMPYLKKMNLIGKVALVKGYSRRQGFIVAKGNPKKIKNFEDLFRSDVTFINRNKGSGTRVLIDLGLKEVAEKLGFPFEEAKLKIKGYNVEAKTHSAVATAVKYGKADAGVGIEYYAKSNNLSFIPISNENYDFLISIDRLEKEPVKKFLLILSCKEFQKELIEKFNFIIDKPGEVIC; via the coding sequence ATGAGTTTAGATAGAAAAATATTTAGAAAACTTATTAATATTGAAGAAGCTGAATCAATTATTGCAAATTTTCTATCTTTAAAACCTTTTGGATGCGAAGAAGTTTTGCTTGAGGATGCTTATGGTAGAGTTCTTGCTGAAGATGTTGTTTCTAAAATTGATGTTCCAAGCTTTGATAAATCAGCTATGGATGGGTATGCAGTTATAGCAGAAGACACATATGAAGCTTCTGAAGCGCATCCAATAAAACTAAAAGTTAAGGATAGGATAGAGGCTGGTGAAAAATCTGAAATTGAAGTTTTTAAAGGGGAGGCTGCTGAGGTTTCTACTGGAGCAGCTATCCCTAAAGGTTCAAATGCTGTTGTTATGGTTGAATATACAAAAGAAGTTAAAGGTGAGGTTGAAGTTTTTAAACCTGTTCGTCCTGGAGAAAACATTATAGCTGCAGGCTCAGATATAATGATGGGTGAAACCATTTTAAGATTGGGGCAAAAATTAACTTTTAGAGAAGTTGGTATTTTAGCTGCTCTTGGGTTAAAGAAGATTAAAGTTTATAAAAAACCTGTGGTAGCGTTGATTTCAACTGGAAACGAGTTGGTTAATCCTGGAGAAACATTAACTTATGGAAAAATTTACGATATAAATTCTTATTCTTTAAGAGGGGCATTAATTGAGTGCGGAGCTCAACCAATTAACTTAGGAGTGGCCTCAGATGATGAGAAAGAAATAAAAATGAAGGTTGAAGAAGCTTTAGAGAAATCAGATATAGTGGTTACTTCAGGAAGCACTTCAGCAGGCGTTGGAGACATAATGTATAAGGTAATAAATGAGTTGGGTGAACCTGGCGTGATAATTCATGGTTTATCAGTTAAACCAGGTAAACCAACTATTGTTGGAATAGTTAAAGGAAAACTTATATTTGGTTTACCTGGTTACCCATCTTCAGCTGCATCAATATTTAACGCTTTAGTTAAACCGATTATTTTAAAGTTAAGCGGGTTAAAAATAGAAGAAGCTTTTATTAAAGCTAAAATGCCTTTTAAAGTTTTTTCAGCTAAAGGAAGACGAGAATTCATTTTTGTTCATTTAGTAAAATCTAAAGACGATTATTTAGCTTATCCTATTCTTTCTGATTCAGGCGCTATTTCATCATTTGCTTTAGCAGATGGATATATAGATGTTCCAGCTGAAGTGGAATTTATTGAGGAAAATGAAGAAGTTAAAGTTCACTTATTTAGCTCAAAAATTGAAATGCCAGAATTAATTTTTATTGGAAGCCATTGCATAGGTGTAGATTTAGCGTTTTCTTTAATGCAAAAGAAAAATTATGTATCATCTTTTAAAATAATTAATGTTGGATCTTTTGGAGGGTTAAAAGCTGTTGAAAAAGGGGAAGCTGATTTAGCTGGAATACATCTACTTGATGAATCTTCAAAGGAATACAATATGCCCTACTTGAAGAAGATGAATTTAATTGGAAAAGTGGCTTTAGTGAAGGGATATAGTAGAAGACAAGGGTTTATAGTAGCGAAGGGAAACCCTAAAAAAATAAAAAACTTTGAAGATTTATTTAGAAGTGATGTAACATTTATTAATAGAAATAAAGGCTCTGGAACAAGAGTTCTTATAGATTTAGGTTTAAAAGAAGTGGCAGAAAAATTAGGATTTCCTTTTGAGGAGGCTAAACTAAAAATTAAGGGATATAATGTTGAAGCTAAAACACACTCAGCAGTTGCAACAGCTGTTAAATATGGGAAAGCTGATGCAGGAGTTGGAATAGAATATTATGCTAAAAGCAATAACTTATCCTTTATTCCTATATCTAATGAAAACTACGATTTCCTTATTTCAATAGATAGGTTAGAAAAGGAACCTGTAAAAAAGTTTTTATTAATTTTAAGTTGCAAAGAGTTTCAAAAAGAGTTGATTGAGAAATTTAATTTTATAATTGATAAACCTGGGGAAGTTATTTGTTAA
- a CDS encoding molybdopterin molybdotransferase MoeA, whose amino-acid sequence MSFIRGRGFKKIEKASEALNKLKNYVKFKSSFEEVLLEDAYGRVLAEDVVSKIDVPSFDKSAMDGYAVIAEDTYEASVFNPIPLKIVGKNFIGEEPKVHLNHGETVEVSTGSPLPKNANAVVLLEWIKKISEDLIEVYHTVHPWENVTRIGDDLKQGEVVLKKGVKLLPQDVGVLKVLGLEKVKVVKKPKVALISTGDELVESVKDLKPFKVIDVNKPILSGMIIESCGEPLNLGLVKDDFNEIKMKIKEALEKADIIVLTGGTSVGEKDLVPDAINSLGFPGVISHGIAIRPGGATCLAVVNEKPIFGLSGYPVAAIIGFKLFVKPLIRMFLGSFEDLTVKVKVKVARRIPSPPGIKSFVRVIVKKTGENYLAEPISTSGSGILSSMVKANAIIEIPEESEGIEEGEEVEAWLFRAIEGEKNEFR is encoded by the coding sequence ATGAGTTTTATAAGAGGAAGAGGATTTAAAAAAATAGAGAAAGCTTCAGAAGCGTTAAATAAACTGAAGAATTATGTAAAGTTTAAGTCAAGTTTTGAGGAGGTTTTGCTTGAGGATGCTTATGGTAGGGTTCTTGCTGAAGATGTTGTTTCTAAAATTGATGTTCCAAGCTTTGATAAATCAGCTATGGATGGGTATGCAGTTATAGCAGAAGACACATATGAAGCTTCTGTTTTTAATCCTATTCCATTAAAAATTGTTGGAAAAAACTTTATTGGTGAAGAGCCTAAAGTTCACCTAAATCATGGAGAAACCGTTGAAGTTTCTACAGGCTCACCTTTACCAAAAAATGCTAATGCAGTAGTGTTGTTGGAATGGATAAAGAAAATAAGCGAAGATTTAATAGAGGTTTATCATACCGTTCATCCATGGGAAAATGTAACTAGAATTGGGGATGATTTAAAGCAAGGAGAAGTTGTGTTAAAAAAAGGTGTTAAACTTCTTCCTCAAGATGTTGGAGTGTTAAAAGTTTTAGGATTGGAAAAAGTTAAGGTTGTTAAGAAGCCAAAAGTAGCTTTAATATCTACAGGAGATGAACTTGTTGAATCAGTTAAGGATTTAAAACCATTTAAAGTTATTGATGTTAATAAACCAATTTTATCAGGTATGATTATTGAGTCTTGTGGAGAACCATTAAATTTAGGTTTGGTTAAAGATGATTTTAATGAAATAAAAATGAAAATTAAAGAAGCTTTAGAAAAAGCTGATATAATAGTTTTAACTGGAGGAACATCAGTTGGAGAGAAAGATTTGGTTCCAGATGCAATTAATTCTTTAGGTTTTCCAGGGGTTATTTCTCATGGAATAGCAATTAGACCTGGAGGGGCAACATGTTTAGCTGTGGTAAATGAAAAGCCAATTTTCGGTTTATCAGGTTATCCTGTAGCAGCAATAATAGGGTTTAAACTTTTCGTTAAACCTTTAATTCGAATGTTTCTAGGTTCATTTGAAGATTTAACAGTTAAGGTGAAAGTTAAAGTGGCAAGAAGGATTCCTTCTCCTCCAGGAATTAAATCTTTTGTTAGGGTAATAGTTAAAAAAACGGGAGAAAACTATTTAGCTGAACCCATTTCAACTTCAGGCTCAGGAATTTTATCAAGCATGGTTAAAGCAAACGCTATTATAGAGATTCCTGAAGAAAGCGAAGGCATAGAAGAAGGTGAAGAAGTTGAAGCTTGGTTATTTAGAGCTATTGAAGGGGAAAAAAATGAGTTTAGATAG